In a single window of the Elaeis guineensis isolate ETL-2024a chromosome 6, EG11, whole genome shotgun sequence genome:
- the LOC105036870 gene encoding uncharacterized protein, whose product MQCKLFGREGKKNLLPPKEDQGLRRVQSDIAVKTDKIIEELKGVMNTNEAEMVECELCGMSEECSPTYISRIKEFFCGKWVCGLCSEAVKELVKRTPALTMEEAMESHMALCKKFNSTTRLNPKLSLAGAMRDIARKSSERRTSRNSHGSQISRTVRCGAVLDVKLKRSPIQ is encoded by the exons ATGCAGTGTAAGCTTTTCGGTAGAGAAGGAAAAAAGAACCTCCTTCCACCTAAG GAGGATCAAGGGCTACGGAGGGTGCAGTCTGACATCGCAGTCAAGACTGATAAAATTATCGAAGAATTGAAGGGGGTCATGAACACAAATGAAGCGGAGATGGTGGAGTGCGAGTTATGTGGGATGTCTGAGGAGTGCAGCCCTACCTACATCTCTCGCATCAAAGAATTTTTCTGTGGCAAATGGGTCTGTGGGCTTTGTTCGGAAGCAGTAAAGGAGCTGGTGAAGCGAACTCCTGCGTTGACCATGGAGGAAGCTATGGAGTCCCATATGGCTCTCTGCAAGAAGTTCAATAGTACAACCAGACTCAACCCTAAGCTCTCCTTGGCCGGTGCAATGAGAGATATTGCAAGGAAAAGCTCGGAACGAAGGACTTCCAGGAACTCGCATGGGTCCCAGATTTCTAGGACCGTCCGCTGTGGAGCTGTGTTGGACGTAAAGCTCAAACGGTCACCAATCCAGTGA